The proteins below come from a single Magallana gigas chromosome 10, xbMagGiga1.1, whole genome shotgun sequence genomic window:
- the LOC105317251 gene encoding T-box transcription factor T-A isoform X2, translating to MDQADRKPNLHSIHKAMNQSHIKTNATSTSSYSTSERESCSVDGEFQAFSGSSTSGFSDSIMSENTRSKEDSVDDDCLSEKNGDLILALTGARLWNKFLETGTEMIISRKGRRMFPYVEFFLRGMDPIGMYDVVFDIIPASNSSFRFRKHKWVPFGIKGHEFTNRPFKHPDSPSMGCDWMTRKISFQKIRLTNKRDSKAGTFSLHSYQMYVVQISIVKYDRENTVSTTQFPLHSTSFIAVTAYNNREVVGLKINSNPYSKAFRNQVKRMKIQSGASKSPRYRGSTASVQQDGLSLQQQYPLDLSALYKRPGLNNHSPLPDTSEKACQTEITTEEIQYIQHGFLFTQLKRQFFNSILPVHPYSLIDFTTHERAFDGSAESVNGARCDTDYRARTVREEQMDEYNTRIEMWKQDKE from the exons ATGGATCAAGCAGATAGGAAGCCTAACCTACACTCGATACATAAAGCAATGAACCAGAGTCATATAAAAACGAATGCAACCAGTACTTCCTCATATTCCACTTCAGAAAGGGAGTCTTGTTCTGTTGATGGGGAGTTTCAGGCGTTCTCTGGCTCAAGTACATCCGGATTTTCGGATAGTATTATGTCAGAAAACACAAGGTCAAAAGAAGATTCAGTTGATGACGACTGTTTATCGGAGAAGAATGGTGACTTGATCCTGGCGTTGACTGGAGCAAGGCTTTGGAACAAGTTTCTGGAGACCGGCACAGAAATGATCATTAGTCGGAAGGGGAG gAGAATGTTTCCATACGTCGAATTTTTCTTGCGAGGAATGGATCCAATTGGAATGTATGACGTTGTTTTTGACATCATTCCAGCAAGCAATAGCAGTTTTAGATTTAGAAAACACAAGTGGGTTCCATTTGGCATTAAGGGACATGAATTCACCAATCGCCCCTTTAAGCATCCTGACTCTCCCAGCATGGGTTGTGATTGGATGACGAGGAAAATCTCTTTCCAGAAAATAAGGCTGACAAATAAGCGTGATTCCAAAGCTGGAACC tTCTCACTGCATTCGTATCAGATGTACGTGGTTCAGATCTCCATTGTCAAATATGACAGAGAAAACACCGTGTCAACGACCCAATTCCCTCTCCATTCGACGTCTTTTATTGCAGTGACCGCTTATAACAATAGAGAAGTAGTTGGTCTAAAAATCAACAGTAACCCTTATTCTAAGGCCTTCAGAAATCAAGTAAAAAG AATGAAGATCCAATCCGGAGCAAGCAAGAGTCCAAGATATCGTGGTTCCACTGCCTCTGTTCAACAAGACGGTTTGAGTCTACAGCAGCA ATATCCTTTAGATCTCTCAGCTTTATATAAAAGACCTGGATTAA ACAACCATTCACCATTACCTGATACGTCCGAGAAAGCTTGTCAGACAGAAATAACTACAGAAGAAATCCAATATATACAGCATGGATTTTTATTCA CTCAACTCAAAAGGCAGTTTTTTAATTCGATACTACCAGTGCATCCATACTCCTTGATAGACTTCACAACACATGAAAGgg CATTCGATGGGTCGGCAGAAAGTGTTAATGGGGCGAGATGTGACACGGACTACAGAGCAAGGACGGTGAGGGAAGAACAGATGGACGAGTACAATACCAGGATAGAAA TGTGGAAACAAGACAAGGAGTAA
- the LOC105317251 gene encoding T-box transcription factor T-A isoform X1, which produces MDQADRKPNLHSIHKAMNQSHIKTNATSTSSYSTSERESCSVDGEFQAFSGSSTSGFSDSIMSENTRSKEDSVDDDCLSEKNGDLILALTGARLWNKFLETGTEMIISRKGRRMFPYVEFFLRGMDPIGMYDVVFDIIPASNSSFRFRKHKWVPFGIKGHEFTNRPFKHPDSPSMGCDWMTRKISFQKIRLTNKRDSKAGTFSLHSYQMYVVQISIVKYDRENTVSTTQFPLHSTSFIAVTAYNNREVVGLKINSNPYSKAFRNQVKRMKIQSGASKSPRYRGSTASVQQDGLSLQQQYPLDLSALYKRPGLNNHSPLPDTSEKACQTEITTEEIQYIQHGFLFTQLKRQFFNSILPVHPYSLIDFTTHERAFDGSAESVNGARCDTDYRARTVREEQMDEYNTRIENSYDKQHT; this is translated from the exons ATGGATCAAGCAGATAGGAAGCCTAACCTACACTCGATACATAAAGCAATGAACCAGAGTCATATAAAAACGAATGCAACCAGTACTTCCTCATATTCCACTTCAGAAAGGGAGTCTTGTTCTGTTGATGGGGAGTTTCAGGCGTTCTCTGGCTCAAGTACATCCGGATTTTCGGATAGTATTATGTCAGAAAACACAAGGTCAAAAGAAGATTCAGTTGATGACGACTGTTTATCGGAGAAGAATGGTGACTTGATCCTGGCGTTGACTGGAGCAAGGCTTTGGAACAAGTTTCTGGAGACCGGCACAGAAATGATCATTAGTCGGAAGGGGAG gAGAATGTTTCCATACGTCGAATTTTTCTTGCGAGGAATGGATCCAATTGGAATGTATGACGTTGTTTTTGACATCATTCCAGCAAGCAATAGCAGTTTTAGATTTAGAAAACACAAGTGGGTTCCATTTGGCATTAAGGGACATGAATTCACCAATCGCCCCTTTAAGCATCCTGACTCTCCCAGCATGGGTTGTGATTGGATGACGAGGAAAATCTCTTTCCAGAAAATAAGGCTGACAAATAAGCGTGATTCCAAAGCTGGAACC tTCTCACTGCATTCGTATCAGATGTACGTGGTTCAGATCTCCATTGTCAAATATGACAGAGAAAACACCGTGTCAACGACCCAATTCCCTCTCCATTCGACGTCTTTTATTGCAGTGACCGCTTATAACAATAGAGAAGTAGTTGGTCTAAAAATCAACAGTAACCCTTATTCTAAGGCCTTCAGAAATCAAGTAAAAAG AATGAAGATCCAATCCGGAGCAAGCAAGAGTCCAAGATATCGTGGTTCCACTGCCTCTGTTCAACAAGACGGTTTGAGTCTACAGCAGCA ATATCCTTTAGATCTCTCAGCTTTATATAAAAGACCTGGATTAA ACAACCATTCACCATTACCTGATACGTCCGAGAAAGCTTGTCAGACAGAAATAACTACAGAAGAAATCCAATATATACAGCATGGATTTTTATTCA CTCAACTCAAAAGGCAGTTTTTTAATTCGATACTACCAGTGCATCCATACTCCTTGATAGACTTCACAACACATGAAAGgg CATTCGATGGGTCGGCAGAAAGTGTTAATGGGGCGAGATGTGACACGGACTACAGAGCAAGGACGGTGAGGGAAGAACAGATGGACGAGTACAATACCAGGATAGAAA ACTCTTACgacaagcagcacacataa